One genomic segment of Brassica napus cultivar Da-Ae chromosome A3, Da-Ae, whole genome shotgun sequence includes these proteins:
- the LOC111214417 gene encoding separase isoform X1, producing the protein MSSSDDHHRLLSLIESSDAIFTSFSDYLRPFTSPQPSSRSLGKQFLPFLNKSISLFPKRLSATANPQSRESAGDLFRAYELCLDCLESFSAQLACKPHTLQFQRLRMIYCLDAWGFHESVIAQAFKVLEKLRGGEAGSKLLPEVKEGEAELAMVLVEAVAAVFKGVAMCKQVDDEPFRTVLLMVEEVRDWFRVLDAKAYEKLHRVLVTNLGKCALSLVREAERFDGGLVRSFCDATVKEHYKFALAKDRIFKFARDVISVLCGFKDRRMSMAIDISVSVLRSLTCQFKVESNDDIEDFVVLVAYCAHKFQSAGDMNCIQVSKKLNELAANFSEALPQLYLILRLYSSGLSIMVYDSRESKVKDTTDDWKIQALLDDETRWQNLVSLLGMVDQTDLGNQTDLGNQTDLSLVGGHKRYISKTDDSCSGINMKNWWLQYVDALKFLCQPLATLINSVKRKIVLETGMSCASAHLSTIHDAFLQFCDGRLFLQRCTSEKGGSETDNNKALLNVAMAAFIVSLRIQQEMEISVHLVENVIASPWIGSQELKYILASLYNVGVVLYRNKELKKACEALKLCSKASWRCVELDCQIFVNQSSSSELSEDAIMDFVGETCNRSAFYLDVLQQCSRCKIRQTMVHILENWLSAEHLMRRLPGPAAIVKQWVKIERGCHTNLDVVDSCTTLYSLLSSSKKKSNRAIGKILQQELLAYDEMFSLSSKLGQQTRIEIADILLKNVYVTEDMHVERARILVWKARITRASGTEHLADCIRFLSEAISILSEVHHGTNKEGASSSYQLPIAYCLRAFCTEEAEPNSKKVFQDISTSLNLWLRIPGLDDSEDSLPTENIVPLLYNMFDLMSVKGCTELHHHIYQLIFRLFKRKHVKLEVCLGMMWESRRLSHALCPSPISDAFILSLSENWGDKSTCIDFWIDCLKDSKARLIGFQQNFHDLQNDFLRSSKKDKGPFHSDITIDDITDAASELVSSASLSGQSSFTAAYLYYDLSERLISFGKLSEALLYAKEAYRIRTLLFQEKFKYTAEKQFEKYNDAGKISEIRSYSITDFEVYRSLATDFWPCGNFSWDINHCYLSRWNVLQCYLESTLQVGIVNELIGNGLEAESLLSWGKAISCSQSLFPFVVAFSSALGNFYLKKQSLDLAEKEIQNGKEILVTNQREFSCVKCKLKLEVTLDKQLGDISRIQMDRISQTDGFLHAESLFSAALGKICCSGWKSCIRSDGEDIADGTAIDKNGGEVLGYKSRKTKLSVNKEPTESKGPRRGRRAKASQTCVSKDHDLISEPTSRLTRSMRQSRKEQCQNCVPEVVSNVSDCSGGERVLLDTENTVHGFCICYKGKCTQCLSIDVMESGSLNSLVSLKWELCHRRLASSILVNLGKCLADSGRVHLAYEALLHSISVLFKSNRSSHNQPSVSELLEFIGQEATMDVFAIDRAIILYNLCWLSLRNYHCRESSFNRFICCDLSHIPFPKLVSWLTLAFILSREVPIVFQKVSRLLASVYMLSSSSDEFSIVCDGKELSTSHWVSYFHQASLGTHISYQFISNLSRGHKPQCLSDKECTEATCSSCMVPEELDLPRLAPERTQDLVQFAKEFFSNLPSSTIICISLLGGALNELLQELMQIRSPVCAWVLVSRLTLKSQPIATLLPVDSVLEDMSDDDSATISSTEATQVKNLERRWLCPWGSTVVDDVAPAFKSILEESHISSGSPVEDTREHRNSWWKKRKTLDHHLKKFLRNLEASWLGPWRCLLLGDLSNFKLPDSVQKKLVKDLKSKCKMEVNEMLLKILLGGGIENFEGEACVAQLSLSNGCYVGRGGYLYEEDSCRTPTAAANTSESRHGLALQLIREAATKLEQHDGCDNREPIILVLDPEVQMLPWENIPILRKQEVYRMPSVGSIFAVLKKRSLQGEPARSQAASFPLIDPLDSFYLLNPGGDLSETQVEFESWFRDQNFEGKAGSVPSAEELTEALKSHDLFLYFGHGSGSQYLSSREIEKLENCCATFLMGCSSGSLWLKGCYIPQGIPLSYLLAGSPAIVANLWDVTDRDIDRFGKALLEAWLRERSDSPSPFSSEGGCSQCESLTNELAAMNLKGNTTKRTRKPSSRNKPAQSSADGSGKMECNHNHGRKIGSFIGAAREVCTLPYLIGAAPVCYGVPTGIIRKKGIEALLPSSSSC; encoded by the exons ATGTCCTCCTCCGATGACCACCACCGTCTCCTCTCTCTCATCGAATCCTCCGACGCTATCTTCACCTCCTTCTCCGATTACCTCCGCCCTTTCACCTCTCCACAACCTTCCTCCCGTTCCCTCGGCAAGCAGTTCCTCCCGTTCCTCAACAAATCGATCTCCCTCTTCCCCAAACGCCTCTCTGCCACCGCCAATCCCCAATCTCGCGAATCGGCCGGGGATCTCTTCCGCGCGTACGAGCTTTGTTTGGATTGCTTGGAGTCCTTCTCCGCTCAGTTAGCCTGCAAGCCGCACACTCTTCAGTTCCAGAGATTGCGGATGATTTACTGTCTCGATGCTTGGGGGTTTCACGAGAGTGTGATTGCTCAGGCGTTTAAGGTTTTGGAGAAGCTTAGAGGCGGTGAGGCTGGGTCGAAGTTGTTGCCGGAGGTTAAGGAAGGAGAGGCGGAGCTTGCGATGGTTTTGGTTGAGGCTGTGGCGGCTGTCTTTAAGGGTGTGGCGATGTGTAAGCAGGTAGATGATGAGCCGTTTAGAACGGTGCTTCTTATGGTCGAGGAGGTTAGAGATTGGTTCAG GGTTTTAGATGCTAAGGCGTATGAGAAGTTGCATAGAGTGCTCGTGACGAATCTTGGTAAATGTGCTCTTTCTCTTGTTAGAGAAGCTGAGCGTTTTGATGGGGGTTTAGTGCGTTCCTTTTGCGATGCGACTGTGAAGGAACACTATAAGTTTGCGTTGGCAAAAGATCGGATTTTCAAG TTTGCCCGTGATGTGATTTCTGTTTTGTGCGGATTTAAGGATAGAAGAATGTCAATGGCCATTGATATTTCAGTGTCTGTGTTGCGTAGCTTAACTTGCCAGTTCAAG GTTGAATCTAACGATGATATTGAAGATTTTGTTGTGCTTGTCGCTTATTGCGCTCACAAATTTCAATCAGCAGGAGACATGAACTGTATTCAAGTTTCGAAGAAGTTAAATGAGTTAGCAGCGAATTTCTCCGAG GCGTTACCACAACTTTATCTGATTCTTAGACTTTATTCGTCTGGGCTGTCCATCATGGTTTACGATTCCAGAGAAAGCAAGGTTAAAGATACAACTGATGATTGGAAGATTCAAGCCCTGCTCGATGACGAGACTAGATGGCAAAATTTAGTTTCCTTACTCGGTATGGTGGATCAGACTGATTTGGGCAATCAGACTGATTTGGGCAATCAGACTGATTTATCATTGGTTGGTGGACATAAAAGGTACATCAGTAAAACAGATGATAGCTGTTCAGGCATAAACATGAAGAATTGGTGGCTACAATATGTAGATGCCTTGAAGTTCTTGTGCCAACCGCTTGCGACCTTGATAAACTCAGTGAAAAGAAAAATTGTGTTGGAAACGGGAATGTCCTGCGCTTCTGCTCATTTGTCTACTATTCATGATGCCTTTCTCCAGTTTTGTGATGGTCGTCTCTTCCTTCAGAG ATGCACATCTGAAAAGGGAGGTAGCGAAACTGACAATAACAAAGCTTTGTTAAACGTGGCTATGGCTGCTTTCATTGTCTCGTTGAGAATCCAGCAAGAAATGGAG ATCAGCGTCCATCTAGTTGAGAATGTAATTGCTAGTCCATGGATCGGATCTCAAGAACTCAAGTATATATTAGCGTCGCTATACAATGTTGGTGTCGTTCTGTACAGAAATAAGGAGCTAAAAAAG GCTTGTGAGGCGCTCAAGCTGTGCTCGAAGGCATCATGGAGATGTGTTGAACTAGATTGTCAGATATTTGTAAATCAATCTAGTTCATCTGAGCTGTCAGAAGATGCCATTATGGATTTTGTGGGTGAAACATGTAATAGGTCTGCATTCTACTTGGATGTACTCCAGCAATGTAGTAGATGCAAGATTAGACAGACTATGGTGCACATTCTGGAAAATTGGCTTTCGGCTGAACATCTGATGAGAAGGCTACCAGGTCCTGCGGCAATTGTGAAACAGTGGGTTAAG ATAGAACGGGGATGTCACACGAATTTGGATGTGGTTGATTCTTGTACAACTTTGTACTCATTGCTATCATCTTCCAAGAAAAAGTCAAATCGAGCTATCGGAAAAATCCTACAGCAG GAGCTTCTGGCCTATGATGAAATGTTCTCTTTGAGCTCGAAACTAGGTCAACAAACGCGAATCGAAATAGCAGATATCCTCTTGAAGAATGTTTATGTCACAGAGGATATGCATGTAGAGAGAGCAAGAATCTTAGTATGGAAAGCAAGAATAACAAGGGCATCTGGAACTGAACATCTAGCTGACTGCATTCGTTTCCTGTCAGAAGCAATCTCTATATTG AGTGAGGTACATCATGGGACAAATAAAGAGGGAGCGTCATCTTCTTACCAGTTACCTATTGCGTATTGCTTGAGAGCTTTTTGTACCGAGGAAGCTGAACCAAACTCGAAG AAAGTCTTTCAAGATATTAGTACTTCGCTAAATCTCTGGCTGAGGATTCCTGGCCTAGATGATAGTGAGGACAGTCTACCAACAGAAAACATAGTTCCATTACTGTATAATATGTTCGATTTGATGTCAGTGAAG GGATGTACGGAGCTCCATcatcatatataccagctgatTTTCAGATTATTCAAACGGAAGCATGTCAAATTGGAGGTCTGCCTTGGAATGATGTGGGAAAGTAGAAGGCTAAGTCATGCCCTATGCCCTTCTCCAATAAGTGATGCGTTTATCCTGAGCTTATCAGAGAATTGGGGTGACAAATCTACGTGCATTGACTTCTGGATAGATTGCCTGAAAGATTCAAAAGCGAGGCTAATTGGGTTCCAGCAGAACTTCCATGATTTACAAAATGATTTCCTACGAAGCTCCAAAAAGGATAAAGGTCCCTTTCATTCAGATATCACAATAGATGATATCACAGATGCAGCTTCAGAACTCGTTTCAAGT GCCTCACTTTCTGGTCAATCATCTTTCACAGCTGCATATCTTTATTATGATCTCTCTGAAAGGCTCATATCGTTTGGCAAGCTTTCTGAG GCTCTTTTATATGCAAAAGAAGCCTACAGAATACGAACTCTTTTATTTCAAGAGAAATTTAAGTATACAGCTGAGAAGCAGTTCGAAAAATACAATGACGCAGGAAAAATATCAGAGATACGGAGTTATAGCATAACAGATTTCGAAGTGTACAGATCGTTAGCAACTGACTTTTGGCCATGTGGGAATTTTTCCTGGGACATTAATCACTGCTACTTAAGTCGTTGGAATGTACTCCAATGTTATTTGGAAAGCACCCTTCAG GTTGGAATTGTTAATGAGCTGATAGGGAATGGGTTGGAGGCAGAATCCCTTCTGTCATGGGGGAAAGCCATTTCATGCTCGCAAAGTCTATTCCCTTTTGTAGTTGCATTTTCTTCTGCTTTAG GAAATTTTTACCTCAAAAAGCAGAGTCTGGATCTGGCAGAAAAGGAAATCCAAAATGGAAAAGAGATATTAGTTACTAATCAGCGAGAATTTTCATGCGTAAAGTGCAAACTCAAGTTAGAAGTTACACTGGATAAGCAGCTTGGAGATATATCTCGAATACAAATGGATAGAATTTCCCAGACAGATGGATTCTTGCATGCTGAAAGCTTGTTTAGTGCTGCCCTTGGAAAAATCTGTTGCTCAGGATGGAAAAGCTGCATTAGATCTGATGGAGAAGACATTGCTGATGGAACAGCGATTGACAAAAATGGAGGGGAAGTTTTAGGATATaaatcaagaaaaacaaaactcagTGTAAATAAAGAGCCAACTGAAAGCAAAGGCCCCAGGAGGGGACGGAGAGCTAAAGCTTCCCAAACTTGCGTGTCAAAGGACCATGATTTGATATCTGAGCCAACTTCAAGATTGACTCGTTCAATGCGTCAGTCACGTAAAGAGCAATGCCAAAACTGTGTGCCTGAAGTTGTTTCAAATGTATCTGATTGTTCTGGTGGTGAAAGGGTGTTGTTGGACACAGAAAACACAGTCCATGGCTTTTGCATTTGCTACAAAGGAAAATGTACGCAATGTCTATCTATAGACGTAATGGAATCTGGGTCTCTCAACAGTTTGGTAAGTTTGAAATGGGAACTCTGCCATAGGAGGCTTGCATCTTCAATACTTGTTAACCTCG GAAAATGTTTGGCGGATTCTGGTAGAGTTCATCTAGCTTATGAAGCACTACTGCATAGTATCtctgttttatttaaaagtaacCGGTCCAGCCACAACCAACCTTCTGTCAGTGAGTTGCTGGAATTTATTGGCCAAGAAGCCACAATGGATGTATTTGCTATTGATAGGGCAATAATACTATACAACTTATGCTGGTTGAGTTTGCGCAATTACCACTGCAGGGAGAGCAG TTTTAACAGGTTTATTTGCTGTGATCTGTCTCATATTCCTTTCCCAAAACTGGTGTCATGGTTGACATTAGCATTTATACTCAGCAGAGAGGTTCCAATAGTCTTTCAAAAG gTTTCAAGATTGCTTGCTTCTGTATACATGCTTTCTTCCTCAAGTGATGAGTTCTCAATCGTATGTGATGGAAAGGAGCTGTCTACAAGTCACTGGGTCTCATACTTCCATCAAGCCTCGCTTGGTACCCATATTAGTTACCAATTCATTTCGAATTTGAGCCGAGGACACAAACCACAGTGCCTCTCAGATAAAGAG TGTACTGAGGCTACTTGCTCGAGTTGCATGGTTCCTGAGGAGTTGGACTTACCCAG GCTTGCTCCTGAGCGTACTCAAGATCTTGTTCAATTTGCTAAAGAATTCTTCAGCAATCTTCCAAGCTCCACAATCATCTGTATTAGTTTGCTTGGAGGCGCTTTGAATGAATTGTTACAGGAGCTAATGCAAATTCGTTCCCCCGTTTGTGCCTGGGTTCTCGTATCACGCCTCACCTTGAAAAGCCAACCGATTGCCACGCTTTTGCCGGTAGATTCGGTTCTAGAAG ACATGTCAGACGACGACAGTGCAACTATTAGTTCTACGGAAGCGACTCAAGTTAAGAATTTGGAGAGGCGCTGGCTTTGTCCATGGGGTTCCACCGTGGTTGACGATGTAGCTCCAGCATTTAAATCAATATTGGAGGAAAGCCACATATCATCTGGATCTCCTGTAGAAGACACGAGAGAGCATAGAAATTCATGGtggaaaaagagaaaaacactTGATCATCATCTTAAAAAATTCCTAAG GAATCTAGAAGCTTCCTGGCTCGGTCCCTGGAGATGTCTGCTTCTTGGAGACTTGTCAAACTTCAAATTGCCCGACTCAGTACAGAAAAAACTGGTAAAAGATCTCAAGTCCAAGTGCAAAATGGAAGTAAACGAGATGCTTTTAAAGATTCTTCTTGGAGGCgggattgaaaattttgaaggagAAGCATGCGTTGCTCAGCTTTCTTTGAGTAATGGTTGCTATGTAGGTAGAGGGGGATATCTTTATGAAGAAGATAGCTGTAGAACTCCTACTGCTGCAGCTAATACTTCTGAAAGTAGGCATGGATTGGCTTTACAGCTGATACGTGAAGCAGCGACCAAACTAGAGCAACATGACGGTTGTGACAATAGAGAACCTATCATTCTTGTTTTAGATCCCGAAGTTCAG ATGCTTCCTTGGGAGAATATTCCGATACTAAGGAAACAGGAGGTGTACCGAATGCCTTCTGTAGGTAGCATATTTGCTGTGCTAAAGAAGCGCAGTCTCCAAGGAGAGCCAGCAAGATCTCAAGCTGCTTCCTTCCCTCTTATTGATCCGCTAGATTCGTTCTACTTGCTGAATCCGGGTGGTGATCTCAGCGAGACACAAGTCGAATTCGAGAGTTGGTTCAGGGATCAAAACTTTGAG GGGAAAGCTGGATCGGTACCAAGTGCGGAAGAGCTGACAGAAGCATTAAAAAGCCATGATCTATTTCTATATTTCGGTCATGGAAGTG GATCACAATATCTATCTAGTCGGGAAATAGAGAAGCTAGAAAACTGTTGTGCAACTTTTCTAATGGGATGCAGTAGTGGTTCGCTATGGTTAAAAGGCTGCTACATCCCACAAGGCATACCACTCTCATATCTCTTAGCTGGATCTCCAGCCATTGTGGCGAATCTGTGGGACGTAACAGACCGAGACATTGATCGGTTTGGGAAAGCGCTGTTGGAAGCTTGGTTGAGAGAGAGATCAGATTCTCCTTCCCCATTTTCTTCAGAAGGTGGTTGCAGCCAGTGTGAGTCATTAACTAACGAACTTGCAGCCATGAATCTAAAAGGAAACACCACCAAGAGGACGAGAAAACCATCTTCGCGTAACAAGCCAGCACAATCGAGTGCTGATGGGTCAGGGAAGATGGAGTGTAATCATAATCATGGACGCAAAATCGGATCATTCATAGGTGCGGCTAGAGAAGTGTGTACGTTGCCATACTTGATTGGGGCTGCGCCGGTCTGTTATGGTGTACCAACTGGTATCATAAGGAAGAAAGGAATTGAagctcttcttccttcttcatcttcttgttaG